A region from the Nitrospinota bacterium genome encodes:
- a CDS encoding SDR family NAD(P)-dependent oxidoreductase, translated as MKKSIVVTGAGQGIGKAIATLLAGQDYSLLLLGRNLNSLESTRESLKNPEAHQSFSCDIRQPYEIGKALTQSGIQSLYAVVANAGIGGENHYSEKDPWQEIIDTNLTGSYFTIQECLPFLKKNPDPYKKIVIVSSILARLGVPGYSAYCASKAGLLGLMRSLASELTADKILVNAICPGWVNTAMAHEGLDGFANALNISREEAYEQAMAQVPLGKMSEPNEIAQFISFLISDAQTSFTGQTFDINNGALMP; from the coding sequence ATGAAAAAATCGATTGTGGTAACGGGCGCCGGTCAGGGAATTGGAAAGGCTATAGCAACGCTTCTGGCCGGGCAGGACTATTCCCTGCTTCTCCTGGGTCGAAACCTGAACTCCCTGGAGAGCACTCGGGAATCATTAAAAAATCCCGAAGCCCATCAAAGTTTTTCCTGCGACATCAGGCAACCGTACGAAATTGGTAAAGCCCTGACGCAAAGTGGAATCCAATCTCTTTATGCCGTAGTGGCCAATGCAGGAATAGGCGGGGAAAATCATTATTCCGAGAAAGATCCCTGGCAGGAGATCATCGACACCAATCTAACCGGCAGTTATTTCACCATTCAGGAATGCCTTCCGTTCCTGAAAAAAAACCCGGACCCTTACAAAAAAATCGTGATCGTTTCTTCCATCCTGGCTCGGCTGGGGGTTCCGGGCTACTCTGCCTATTGCGCTTCGAAAGCCGGCCTGCTGGGATTGATGCGCTCTCTGGCTTCGGAATTGACTGCCGACAAAATCCTGGTCAACGCCATATGTCCTGGCTGGGTCAACACCGCCATGGCGCATGAGGGACTTGATGGGTTCGCCAACGCGCTCAACATCTCCAGGGAAGAAGCGTATGAACAGGCGATGGCCCAGGTTCCGCTCGGCAAAATGTCCGAACCGAACGAGATCGCCCAATTTATCTCATTTTTAATTTCAGACGCGCAGACATCATTCACCGGGCAAACTTTCGACATCAACAATGGCGCATTGATGCCATGA
- a CDS encoding transglutaminase-like domain-containing protein: MTVPNDNNQVSHLIRLIDDRDEFVRTKVREQLIHIGEDALPFLQIATRTENLNLRALASEIIQAILPGQLGEKFRQLVLSARGGDIDLEQGVIFLMQFRYPGTGPEKIPALLDKIAEKLGSRLNPDDSPQQVVQQMTRLLFIEEGFAGNDSSYTDPDNSYFNKVLERKTGIPITLSALCLLIARRLHLPIVGVGLPGHYIVKYASATDPIYFDPFHQGRILQRKDCIRLVESVGHQFEEHHLSQATHRETLVRMMNNLVAAYDQTNELEKSRHLKEYINILLGSPRSFPANSP, from the coding sequence ATGACCGTTCCAAATGATAATAATCAGGTTTCCCATCTCATCCGCCTTATTGATGACAGGGACGAGTTTGTCCGCACCAAAGTCCGCGAACAATTGATTCATATCGGAGAGGATGCCCTCCCCTTTCTGCAGATTGCCACCCGAACTGAAAACCTCAACCTCCGGGCCCTTGCCAGTGAAATCATCCAAGCCATTCTTCCTGGGCAACTGGGAGAAAAATTCCGGCAGTTGGTGCTTTCGGCACGAGGCGGGGATATTGATCTGGAACAGGGTGTTATCTTTCTCATGCAGTTTCGTTACCCTGGAACCGGGCCGGAAAAAATACCAGCCCTTCTGGACAAGATCGCTGAAAAACTTGGAAGCCGCTTGAATCCTGACGATTCGCCTCAGCAGGTCGTCCAACAAATGACCCGATTGCTTTTTATCGAGGAAGGGTTTGCCGGCAACGATTCAAGTTATACCGACCCGGACAACAGTTACTTCAATAAAGTCCTGGAGCGCAAAACCGGAATTCCTATCACCTTATCCGCCCTGTGCCTGTTGATCGCCAGGCGGCTGCATCTGCCCATCGTTGGCGTGGGCCTGCCCGGACATTATATTGTAAAATATGCTTCCGCCACCGACCCCATTTACTTTGACCCGTTTCATCAAGGGCGCATCCTCCAGAGGAAAGACTGCATTCGTTTGGTGGAAAGCGTTGGCCACCAGTTTGAGGAGCACCACCTTTCCCAGGCAACTCATCGGGAAACGCTGGTAAGAATGATGAACAATCTGGTGGCGGCTTACGATCAGACCAACGAACTGGAAAAATCCCGGCATCTGAAAGAATATATTAATATATTGTTAGGTTCGCCCCGTAGTTTTCCCGCCAACTCACCTTAA